The Fusobacterium sp. SYSU M8D902 genome has a segment encoding these proteins:
- a CDS encoding NusG domain II-containing protein, with protein MKNKRKYFRIGDLVIYLFFIAFFSILGAKVLKLGEEKPSKVEIYVDGNLKYVYPLQKEERDIFVDTVLGGVNVKFKDNKVRVTTSNSPRKINVKRGWISSPGEAIIGIPDKLFIKIVGEKNNSDDLDYIIK; from the coding sequence ATGAAAAACAAAAGAAAATACTTTAGAATTGGGGATTTGGTTATATATCTATTTTTTATAGCTTTTTTTTCTATCTTAGGAGCCAAAGTCCTCAAATTAGGAGAGGAGAAACCTTCAAAAGTTGAGATCTATGTTGATGGAAATTTAAAATATGTCTACCCTTTACAAAAAGAGGAGAGAGATATTTTTGTTGATACAGTCCTAGGTGGTGTTAATGTTAAATTTAAAGATAATAAAGTTAGAGTTACTACATCTAATTCACCTAGAAAAATCAATGTTAAAAGAGGTTGGATAAGTTCACCTGGTGAAGCTATAATTGGTATTCCTGATAAATTATTTATCAAAATTGTGGGGGAAAAAAATAATAGTGATGATCTAGATTATATTATTAAATAG
- a CDS encoding AI-2E family transporter gives MSKEKSLKFLGIGIILVVIQSFFQEHEAFIAIYSKYVGYLTPLIYAFFITIFLDPVVSLIEEKFNMKRILAVISTIILVGFIIFIGIAIIVPQVGKSLRELYDKLPVMQEQIEKYATLGIDFLKEKNILTIGDAEIRESINSFIRDNMTSIQDFGLSAFWNIVWWGVALTKFFIGFFLAFLILIDKEYFIGFLRNIFSIIFGAEKSSATIDFLEKSRKILMSYIWGRIIVSTAVGFITFAVMFVTKTPYAVISGIMIGLGNMIPYIGSIVAGIIAVFLVALANPYKLIFLALAITIAQLVDGWIIGPKIVSETVGMRTFWIVLSVLIGGSLFGPVGMFFGVPIFGMLKLIYLKLLRKEEKQIDE, from the coding sequence ATGTCTAAAGAAAAATCTTTAAAATTCTTAGGAATTGGTATTATTTTAGTAGTTATTCAAAGCTTTTTTCAAGAACATGAAGCTTTTATAGCTATATATAGTAAGTATGTTGGGTATTTAACCCCACTTATCTACGCTTTTTTTATAACTATATTTTTAGATCCTGTAGTTTCTTTAATAGAAGAAAAATTCAATATGAAGAGGATTTTAGCTGTAATATCTACAATTATCTTAGTTGGTTTCATCATTTTTATTGGAATAGCCATAATCGTTCCTCAAGTTGGTAAAAGTTTGAGAGAGCTATATGATAAACTTCCTGTGATGCAGGAGCAAATTGAAAAATATGCAACTTTAGGAATTGATTTTCTAAAAGAAAAAAATATTCTAACTATTGGTGATGCCGAGATCAGAGAGAGTATCAATAGTTTCATAAGAGATAATATGACATCTATACAGGATTTTGGACTATCTGCTTTCTGGAATATTGTTTGGTGGGGGGTTGCCCTTACAAAATTTTTTATTGGATTCTTTCTAGCCTTCCTAATTTTAATTGATAAAGAATATTTTATTGGTTTTTTGAGAAATATTTTTTCAATTATCTTTGGAGCAGAAAAAAGTTCAGCTACTATTGACTTTTTGGAAAAATCTAGAAAAATTCTAATGAGCTATATCTGGGGTAGAATTATTGTTTCTACTGCAGTTGGTTTTATTACCTTTGCTGTAATGTTTGTGACAAAAACACCATATGCTGTAATCAGTGGTATTATGATTGGGTTAGGAAATATGATCCCATACATTGGATCTATTGTGGCTGGAATTATTGCTGTTTTCTTGGTAGCACTTGCAAACCCATACAAGTTAATCTTCTTAGCCTTAGCAATTACAATTGCACAGCTTGTAGATGGTTGGATAATTGGTCCTAAAATTGTCAGTGAAACAGTTGGTATGAGAACATTTTGGATTGTGCTTTCTGTATTGATTGGTGGTAGCCTTTTTGGTCCAGTGGGTATGTTCTTTGGGGTCCCTATATTTGGAATGTTAAAATTAATTTACTTAAAACTTTTAAGAAAAGAGGAGAAACAAATAGATGAATGA
- the dtd gene encoding D-aminoacyl-tRNA deacylase, with the protein MRAVIQRVKYASVTVDGEIVGKIEKGLMVLLGVTHTDGEKEVNWLASKIKDLRIFEDAEGKMNLGLEDIKGELLVISQFTLYGNCIKGRRPGFTEAAKPDLANPLYEKFLEKCRSFGIKTECGIFGADMKVELLNDGPVTLVIDTADVANLK; encoded by the coding sequence ATGAGAGCAGTAATACAAAGGGTAAAATATGCATCTGTCACTGTAGATGGAGAGATAGTTGGAAAAATAGAAAAAGGGCTAATGGTACTGTTAGGTGTGACACATACTGATGGAGAAAAGGAAGTAAACTGGTTAGCAAGTAAGATAAAAGACTTGAGAATTTTTGAGGACGCAGAGGGAAAAATGAACTTAGGTTTGGAGGATATAAAGGGAGAATTGCTAGTAATATCTCAATTTACTCTATATGGAAATTGCATAAAGGGACGTCGTCCAGGGTTTACAGAGGCAGCTAAACCAGATTTAGCTAATCCTTTATATGAAAAGTTTTTAGAGAAATGCAGAAGTTTTGGAATAAAAACTGAGTGTGGAATTTTTGGTGCTGATATGAAAGTTGAACTTTTAAATGATGGACCTGTGACATTAGTTATTGATACAGCAGATGTGGCCAATCTAAAATAA
- a CDS encoding nicotinate phosphoribosyltransferase codes for MIRKKTLTEFAKVINSDRYQYTESDIFLMEHMEEKIAIFDVFFRKTEDGGFAVVAGVQEVINLIEILNNTSTEEKRMYFSEIIEEQHLVDYLSNMKFTGDIYAMRDGEIAYPNEPVLTIKAPLIQAKILETPILNILNMQMAIATKASRVTRAAYPVPVSSFGSRRAHGFDSAVAGNKAAVIGGCVNHSNLVTEYKYGIPSIGTMAHSYVQTFGVGSEAERTAFETFIKHRQNREKNALILLIDTYNTLGMGIKNAIEAFKNCGIDDSYKGIYGIRIDSGDLAYLSKKCRAILDEAGFKKAKIVLTNSLNEELIRSLREQGVCADIYGVGDEIAVSKSNPCFGGVYKIVQIDNNPVIKLSEDVVKISNPGFKEVYRVYDNHGFAYADLITLMNGDSDRELLIQGKNLTIRDEKYDFKFSDLKKGEYTIKRLTNDYIINGEINTTEYERLFDIMGCQKYYLDSLKKVSPERKRLENPHKYKVDLSADLLELKYKLIKNIKAEIR; via the coding sequence ATGATAAGAAAAAAAACATTAACGGAATTTGCAAAAGTTATAAATTCAGATAGATATCAATATACAGAGAGTGATATTTTTCTAATGGAGCACATGGAGGAAAAAATAGCTATTTTTGATGTTTTTTTCAGAAAAACTGAAGATGGTGGTTTTGCTGTAGTAGCAGGTGTTCAAGAAGTTATCAACCTAATCGAAATTCTAAATAACACATCTACTGAGGAGAAAAGAATGTATTTTTCTGAGATAATTGAAGAGCAACACTTAGTAGATTATCTTTCTAATATGAAATTTACTGGTGATATTTATGCTATGAGAGATGGAGAGATAGCTTATCCTAATGAGCCTGTGTTAACAATAAAAGCTCCTCTAATTCAGGCAAAAATCTTAGAAACTCCTATACTTAATATTCTTAATATGCAGATGGCTATTGCTACTAAGGCTTCTAGAGTCACTAGAGCTGCCTATCCAGTTCCTGTTTCATCTTTTGGAAGTAGAAGAGCTCATGGATTTGACAGTGCTGTTGCTGGAAATAAAGCTGCTGTTATAGGTGGATGTGTCAACCACTCTAATTTGGTTACTGAGTATAAATATGGTATCCCTAGTATAGGTACTATGGCTCACTCATATGTGCAGACTTTTGGTGTTGGAAGTGAAGCAGAGAGAACTGCTTTTGAAACTTTTATAAAACATAGACAAAATAGAGAGAAAAATGCTTTAATCCTCCTAATTGACACTTATAATACTTTAGGAATGGGAATTAAAAATGCAATTGAAGCTTTTAAAAATTGTGGGATAGATGATTCATACAAGGGAATTTATGGAATTAGAATAGATTCTGGAGACTTGGCATATCTTTCTAAAAAGTGTAGAGCAATCCTAGATGAAGCTGGATTTAAAAAAGCTAAAATTGTACTAACTAACTCACTGAATGAGGAGTTAATAAGATCTCTTAGAGAGCAGGGTGTTTGTGCTGATATCTATGGTGTTGGTGATGAGATTGCTGTAAGTAAGTCTAATCCTTGTTTTGGTGGAGTATATAAAATTGTTCAGATTGATAATAATCCTGTTATTAAACTTTCTGAAGATGTTGTTAAAATTTCCAATCCTGGATTTAAAGAGGTATATAGAGTCTATGATAATCATGGATTTGCCTATGCTGATCTGATTACTCTTATGAATGGTGACTCTGATAGAGAACTACTTATTCAAGGAAAAAATCTTACTATTAGAGATGAAAAATATGATTTTAAATTTAGTGACTTAAAAAAGGGAGAGTATACAATTAAAAGACTTACTAATGATTATATAATCAATGGTGAGATTAATACTACTGAATATGAGAGATTATTTGATATAATGGGTTGTCAAAAATACTATCTAGACAGTCTAAAAAAAGTCTCTCCTGAAAGAAAAAGACTTGAAAATCCACATAAATATAAAGTTGACCTTTCAGCTGATCTACTTGAATTAAAATACAAACTAATAAAAAATATCAAAGCTGAAATTAGATAG
- a CDS encoding phosphatidylserine decarboxylase translates to MEFNKIKYIERKTGEIKIEKVPGEKYLKFLYYNPLGELPLNLVVKKKFLTDYYGKQMDKKESTKKIPSFIKEADINIEEAKKTIDQFTSFNDFFYRELKDGARSIDFDENVLTSPADGKILVFENLEKEKELFIKGDKFTLKEFFQDSELAKKYEGGVFLIVRLAPIDYHRFHFPCDGKIGASKLINGDYFSVSTHAIKKNFRIFCENKREFSILQTKNFGDIAMFEVGATMVGGIKQSYTPDSFVKKGEEKGYFYFGGSTCILVFEKDKIKIDKDLIENTKNGIETKVYMGEKIGVAFN, encoded by the coding sequence ATGGAGTTTAATAAAATTAAGTATATTGAGAGAAAAACAGGGGAGATTAAGATTGAAAAGGTGCCAGGAGAGAAATATTTAAAATTTCTATACTACAATCCTCTTGGAGAACTTCCTCTAAACCTTGTGGTAAAAAAGAAATTTCTTACTGATTACTATGGTAAACAGATGGATAAGAAGGAGTCTACTAAAAAGATCCCTAGTTTTATAAAGGAAGCGGATATCAACATTGAAGAAGCTAAAAAAACTATTGATCAATTTACCTCTTTTAATGATTTTTTCTATAGAGAATTAAAAGATGGTGCTAGAAGTATTGACTTTGATGAAAATGTTCTAACTTCACCAGCAGATGGGAAAATCCTTGTATTTGAAAATTTGGAAAAAGAGAAAGAGCTCTTTATAAAAGGGGATAAATTTACTTTGAAGGAGTTCTTTCAAGATAGTGAACTAGCTAAAAAATATGAGGGTGGAGTTTTTCTAATTGTGAGATTAGCTCCTATAGATTATCATAGATTTCATTTTCCTTGTGATGGAAAAATAGGTGCAAGTAAACTTATCAATGGTGATTACTTCTCTGTTTCTACCCATGCAATCAAGAAAAATTTTAGAATTTTTTGTGAAAATAAGAGAGAGTTTTCCATTCTACAAACTAAAAATTTTGGTGATATAGCTATGTTTGAGGTTGGAGCTACTATGGTCGGTGGAATAAAACAGAGCTACACTCCAGATAGTTTTGTAAAAAAAGGAGAAGAGAAGGGATACTTCTATTTTGGTGGATCTACTTGTATTCTTGTGTTTGAAAAAGATAAGATAAAAATAGATAAAGACCTAATAGAGAATACAAAAAATGGAATTGAAACAAAAGTTTATATGGGAGAAAAAATAGGAGTTGCTTTCAATTAA